A single Micromonospora luteifusca DNA region contains:
- a CDS encoding DUF1349 domain-containing protein: protein METDLVPPSAPLDWSVGSWLHPPVRVEEGPAGELVVEPAAESDFWRQTSYGFVHDNGPALLAPLPLGTAMEVSFRLDFSAQFDQAGALVRVDERTWTKAGVEMSDGESQLGAVVTREFSDWSVAPVPQWAGREVTVRVSRAGDALTVRARADDEPWRLVRLTPLDPAAVALAGPFCCAPSRAGLSVVFTGWRQGPADTALHPEH, encoded by the coding sequence ATGGAGACCGATCTCGTACCGCCGAGCGCACCGTTGGACTGGTCCGTGGGCAGTTGGCTGCACCCGCCAGTACGCGTCGAGGAGGGCCCGGCCGGTGAGCTGGTCGTCGAACCGGCAGCGGAGAGCGACTTCTGGCGGCAGACCAGCTACGGCTTCGTCCACGACAACGGCCCCGCTCTGCTGGCACCGCTGCCGCTCGGCACCGCCATGGAGGTGAGTTTCCGGCTCGACTTCTCGGCACAGTTCGACCAGGCCGGCGCGCTCGTCCGCGTCGACGAACGGACCTGGACCAAGGCCGGCGTCGAGATGAGCGACGGTGAGTCGCAGCTCGGCGCGGTGGTGACCCGGGAGTTCTCGGACTGGTCGGTGGCACCGGTGCCGCAGTGGGCGGGTCGGGAGGTGACCGTCCGGGTCAGCCGGGCCGGCGACGCGCTGACCGTCCGCGCCCGGGCCGACGACGAGCCCTGGCGACTGGTCCGGCTCACCCCGCTGGACCCGGCGGCCGTGGCGCTGGCCGGCCCGTTCTGCTGCGCGCCGTCTCGGGCCGGCCTGAGCGTGGTGTTCACCGGCTGGCGGCAGGGGCCGGCGGACACCGCACTGCACCCGGAGCACTGA
- the fabG gene encoding 3-oxoacyl-ACP reductase FabG has translation MSEEPRVAIVTGAARGIGAATARRLAADGMAVAVVDIEEAATKETVDAIAGAGGRALGVGADVSDRDQVEAAVARVAAELGAPTVLVNNAGVLRDNLLFKMTNADWDTVMGVHLRGAFLFSQAAQKHMVDRKWGRIVNLSSTSALGNRGQANYAAAKAGLQGFTKTLAIELGPFGVTVNAVAPGFIVTDMTAATAARMKVDFDDFQKHAAAEIPVRRPGRPEDVGHTISFLTSEGAGFVSGQVIYVAGGPRD, from the coding sequence ATGTCGGAGGAGCCCCGCGTCGCCATCGTCACCGGAGCCGCACGCGGTATCGGTGCGGCCACCGCCCGGCGGCTGGCCGCCGACGGAATGGCCGTCGCCGTGGTCGACATCGAGGAGGCGGCGACCAAGGAGACGGTGGACGCCATCGCCGGCGCCGGCGGCCGGGCGCTCGGTGTGGGCGCCGACGTCTCCGACCGGGACCAGGTCGAGGCGGCGGTGGCCCGTGTCGCCGCCGAACTGGGCGCGCCGACCGTGCTGGTCAACAACGCAGGTGTGCTCCGCGACAATCTGCTGTTCAAGATGACCAACGCCGACTGGGACACGGTGATGGGGGTGCACCTGCGCGGCGCGTTCCTGTTCAGCCAGGCCGCTCAGAAGCACATGGTGGACCGTAAGTGGGGGCGGATCGTCAACCTTTCCAGCACCTCCGCCCTGGGCAACCGCGGTCAGGCGAACTACGCCGCCGCCAAGGCCGGTCTGCAGGGCTTCACCAAGACGCTCGCCATCGAGTTGGGGCCGTTCGGGGTGACCGTCAACGCGGTCGCGCCCGGCTTCATCGTCACCGACATGACGGCGGCCACCGCAGCCCGGATGAAGGTCGACTTCGACGACTTCCAGAAGCACGCCGCAGCCGAGATCCCGGTCCGTCGCCCGGGGCGGCCGGAGGACGTCGGGCACACCATCTCGTTCCTGACGAGCGAGGGTGCCGGTTTCGTCTCCGGGCAGGTCATCTACGTCGCCGGCGGCCCACGGGACTGA
- a CDS encoding DedA family protein: MAYAQTGDPSEFTGLTGWVASVIEVMGPAGVALLVALESIVPPIPSEIVLALAGFLAHEGQFNVVVVVLAATAGSLVGALVLYWLGAALGEERLKRWLDRIPLVDSDDLEKADRWFERHGRWAVLIGRVVPVVRSLVSVPAGANRMPLGEFILLTTIGSGVWNGLIVGAGYALGNQWQDVARYSDWFNYAIVAVFVVMAASWVIRKIRRRRERDDRRSVTAGR; this comes from the coding sequence ATGGCGTACGCCCAGACTGGCGACCCGTCCGAGTTCACCGGGTTGACCGGTTGGGTGGCCTCGGTGATCGAGGTGATGGGCCCGGCCGGCGTGGCGCTGCTGGTGGCGCTGGAGAGCATCGTCCCGCCGATCCCCAGCGAGATCGTGCTGGCGCTCGCCGGCTTCCTGGCTCATGAGGGCCAGTTCAACGTGGTGGTCGTGGTGCTGGCCGCGACGGCCGGCTCGCTGGTCGGCGCGTTGGTGCTCTACTGGCTCGGTGCGGCGCTCGGCGAGGAACGGCTCAAGCGTTGGCTGGATCGCATCCCGTTGGTCGACAGCGACGACCTGGAGAAGGCCGACCGCTGGTTCGAGCGGCATGGCCGGTGGGCGGTGCTGATCGGCCGGGTGGTGCCGGTGGTCCGCAGTCTGGTCTCCGTCCCGGCCGGCGCCAACCGGATGCCGCTGGGTGAGTTCATCCTGCTCACCACCATCGGCAGCGGGGTGTGGAACGGTCTCATCGTCGGTGCCGGCTACGCGCTCGGCAACCAGTGGCAGGACGTGGCCCGCTACAGCGACTGGTTCAACTACGCGATCGTCGCGGTCTTCGTCGTCATGGCGGCCAGTTGGGTGATCCGTAAGATCCGCCGGCGCCGGGAGCGCGACGACCGGCGGTCGGTGACCGCCGGTCGCTGA
- a CDS encoding YidC/Oxa1 family membrane protein insertase yields the protein MLAFAPLHGAVGAAGTALSWLTDLLEPLAGGMATAAAIVLFTIAVRLLISPLTVAQVRGERRRAALAPEVRDLQQRYADDPATLQREVFALYRTAGANPIAGCLPLLIQAPFLLVLYRLFSTSEGGTGLLDERLAGVPLGHHFSDGLAGAAGPLFAVLLAVLLAVAWWSSRRARRASAAVGTVAGTPTEGPGAAVLGRLLPLLPFTTVLVALVLPLAAVIYLVTTSTWSAIEQAVLRRPQAVPSPADR from the coding sequence ATGCTTGCCTTCGCACCACTGCACGGCGCTGTCGGCGCTGCCGGCACCGCACTGTCCTGGCTCACCGACCTGCTCGAACCATTGGCCGGCGGCATGGCGACCGCCGCCGCCATCGTGCTCTTCACCATCGCCGTCCGGCTGCTGATCTCGCCGCTCACCGTCGCGCAGGTCCGCGGCGAGCGACGCCGCGCGGCGCTCGCCCCAGAGGTGCGTGACCTCCAGCAGCGGTACGCCGACGACCCGGCGACGCTTCAGCGCGAGGTGTTCGCGTTGTACCGGACCGCTGGCGCCAACCCGATCGCCGGCTGCCTGCCGTTGCTGATCCAAGCGCCGTTCCTGCTGGTCCTGTACCGGCTGTTCAGCACGAGTGAGGGCGGCACCGGGCTGCTGGACGAGCGGCTTGCCGGGGTCCCGCTGGGCCACCACTTCAGCGACGGGTTGGCGGGGGCGGCCGGTCCGCTCTTCGCCGTGCTGCTGGCCGTGCTGCTGGCGGTGGCCTGGTGGTCGTCGCGGCGGGCCCGCCGGGCTTCTGCGGCCGTCGGCACGGTGGCCGGTACGCCCACCGAAGGGCCGGGCGCGGCCGTGCTCGGCCGGCTGCTGCCCCTGCTGCCGTTCACGACGGTGCTGGTGGCGCTGGTGCTGCCTCTCGCCGCTGTGATCTACCTGGTGACCACGAGCACGTGGTCGGCGATCGAGCAGGCGGTCCTCCGGCGACCGCAGGCGGTTCCGTCGCCGGCTGACCGGTAG
- a CDS encoding alpha-amylase family protein: MGDRWYSEAVVYCLDIDTYADSDGDGVGDIRGLIGRLDYLARLGVTCLWLHPIHPSPNRDDGYDATDFYNVDPRFGTLGDFAELLHQAENRGIRVIIDLVVNHTSDEHPWFQSARSSPDSPYRDWYVWSDSEPDDRHQGMVFPGEQNETWSYDRTAKAWFYHRFYKFQPDLNFANPQVRAEIKKVMSFWLQLGVSGFRMDAVPFIIELTEPGNPNSPKDFEFLTEMRQHVQWRRGDAVLLAEANVEPAQLPTFFGDASGSGNRIHMLFDFMLNGRLMLALARQDPESLIEALRDTPKLPVGGQWATFLRNHDEIDLSRLTTEQRNDVYAQFGPDETMRIYDRGIRRRLAPMLGNDRRRIELAYALQFSMRGTPVLRYGEEIGMGEDLSLPGREAIRTPMQWSYKPNAGFSTAEEEKLVRPVIDKGEFGYQTVNVTAQRGDPKSLLAWFERMIRTLREAPEIGSGSTTHIDVAMPAGVLAHRADGPTGTMVFLHNLGTDDVEVDLSTLEPEADLPIDVLADRGYGELGKLGAVKVSGHGYRWIRLCRGRGF, from the coding sequence ATGGGTGACCGTTGGTATTCCGAAGCCGTCGTCTACTGCCTCGACATCGACACGTACGCCGACTCGGACGGCGACGGGGTCGGTGACATCCGTGGGTTGATCGGGAGGTTGGACTACCTCGCCCGGCTCGGGGTGACCTGCCTGTGGCTGCACCCGATCCACCCGTCGCCCAACCGTGACGACGGTTACGACGCCACCGACTTCTACAACGTGGACCCGCGCTTCGGCACCCTGGGCGACTTCGCCGAGCTCCTGCACCAGGCGGAGAACCGGGGCATCCGCGTGATCATCGACCTGGTGGTCAACCACACCTCCGACGAGCACCCGTGGTTCCAGTCCGCCCGATCCTCGCCGGACTCTCCGTACCGCGACTGGTACGTCTGGTCCGACTCCGAACCGGACGACCGGCATCAGGGCATGGTCTTCCCCGGTGAGCAGAACGAGACCTGGAGCTATGACCGAACCGCCAAGGCGTGGTTCTACCACCGGTTCTACAAGTTCCAGCCGGATCTCAACTTCGCCAACCCGCAGGTCCGGGCGGAGATCAAGAAGGTCATGTCGTTCTGGCTTCAGCTCGGCGTCTCCGGCTTCCGGATGGACGCGGTGCCGTTCATCATCGAGTTGACCGAGCCGGGCAACCCGAACTCACCGAAGGACTTCGAGTTCCTCACCGAGATGCGCCAGCACGTGCAGTGGCGGCGCGGCGATGCGGTCCTGTTGGCCGAGGCGAACGTCGAGCCGGCCCAGCTACCGACGTTCTTCGGCGACGCCAGCGGCTCCGGCAACCGGATCCACATGCTCTTCGACTTCATGCTCAACGGTCGGCTCATGCTCGCGCTGGCCCGGCAGGACCCGGAGTCGTTGATCGAGGCGTTGCGCGACACCCCGAAGCTGCCCGTCGGCGGGCAGTGGGCCACCTTCCTGCGAAACCACGACGAGATCGACCTGTCCCGGCTGACCACCGAACAACGCAACGATGTGTACGCGCAGTTCGGCCCGGACGAGACCATGCGCATCTACGACCGGGGCATCCGGCGCAGGCTCGCCCCGATGCTCGGCAACGACCGGCGGCGCATCGAGCTGGCGTACGCCCTGCAGTTCTCGATGCGCGGCACGCCGGTGCTGCGCTACGGCGAGGAGATCGGGATGGGTGAGGACCTGTCGCTGCCTGGCCGGGAGGCGATCCGTACCCCGATGCAATGGTCGTACAAGCCGAATGCCGGCTTCTCCACAGCGGAGGAGGAGAAGCTCGTCCGTCCGGTGATCGACAAGGGTGAGTTCGGCTACCAGACCGTCAACGTCACCGCCCAGCGCGGCGACCCGAAGTCGCTGCTCGCCTGGTTCGAGCGCATGATCCGCACGCTGCGCGAGGCCCCGGAGATCGGCTCCGGCTCGACCACCCACATCGACGTGGCGATGCCGGCCGGCGTGCTCGCACACCGGGCGGACGGGCCGACCGGCACCATGGTCTTCCTGCACAACCTGGGCACCGACGACGTCGAGGTGGACCTCAGCACCCTCGAGCCGGAAGCCGACCTGCCGATCGACGTGCTCGCCGACCGTGGCTACGGAGAGCTGGGCAAGCTCGGCGCGGTGAAGGTTTCCGGCCACGGCTACCGCTGGATCCGGCTCTGCCGGGGTCGCGGGTTCTGA
- a CDS encoding carboxylate-amine ligase: MTGQVAEAPSEMAAATGLLTVGVEEEFLLVDPHTGAAVPAVDLVLEQVPAELRGQVEREFQTSQIEIGSPPGLELSSIRHSLGVLRQALADAAERAGVRLLAIGTGPVDGPVPPVVDKPRFDRMIERFRLLVPGPGNNGMHVHVGIPDPEIGVQVLNHVRPWLPLLHAVTTNSPFARGEDTGYASWRSVEWERWPSVAPTPWLESHEHYQRLIRQLISSGVMLDEGMLYWYARLSAKYPTVELRIGDVCPSVDDAVLVAALVRALVATAMADVEAGRPALQTDHHLLVGAHWRAAHDGLEGEAVDVTTGELRPAWELLDQFVDRLRPALEQHGDWAEVADLLGGLRRHGSGAARQRAVYARTGRLTDVVQDVARQTRG; this comes from the coding sequence ATGACCGGCCAGGTGGCGGAGGCGCCCAGCGAGATGGCTGCGGCGACCGGTTTGCTCACCGTGGGTGTCGAGGAGGAGTTCCTGCTCGTCGACCCGCACACCGGGGCCGCGGTCCCGGCCGTCGACCTGGTCCTGGAGCAGGTGCCGGCCGAGTTGCGCGGGCAGGTGGAGCGGGAGTTCCAGACCAGCCAGATCGAGATCGGCAGCCCGCCCGGCCTGGAGCTCTCGTCGATCCGGCACTCCCTCGGCGTGCTTCGTCAGGCGCTCGCCGACGCCGCCGAGCGGGCCGGCGTACGCCTGCTCGCCATCGGCACCGGCCCGGTGGACGGCCCGGTGCCGCCGGTGGTGGACAAGCCACGCTTCGACCGGATGATCGAGCGGTTCCGGCTGCTCGTCCCCGGGCCCGGCAACAACGGCATGCACGTGCACGTGGGCATCCCCGATCCGGAGATCGGCGTGCAGGTGCTCAACCACGTACGGCCCTGGCTGCCGCTGCTGCACGCGGTGACGACCAATTCCCCGTTCGCCCGAGGTGAGGACACCGGCTATGCCAGTTGGCGCTCGGTGGAGTGGGAGCGCTGGCCCTCGGTGGCGCCGACGCCGTGGCTGGAGTCGCACGAGCACTACCAGCGGCTGATCCGTCAGTTGATCTCCAGCGGGGTGATGCTCGACGAGGGGATGCTCTACTGGTACGCCCGCCTGTCGGCGAAGTACCCGACGGTGGAGCTGCGCATCGGCGACGTCTGCCCCTCGGTGGACGACGCGGTGCTGGTCGCCGCGCTGGTCCGGGCCCTGGTGGCCACCGCCATGGCCGATGTCGAGGCCGGCCGGCCGGCGTTGCAGACCGACCACCACCTGCTGGTCGGCGCGCACTGGAGGGCCGCGCACGACGGCCTGGAAGGCGAAGCCGTCGACGTCACCACCGGCGAGCTGCGCCCGGCCTGGGAGCTGCTGGACCAGTTCGTGGATCGGCTGCGACCCGCGCTGGAGCAGCACGGCGACTGGGCCGAGGTGGCCGACCTGCTGGGCGGGTTGCGCCGGCACGGCAGTGGTGCGGCCCGGCAGCGCGCGGTGTACGCCCGCACCGGGCGGCTCACCGACGTGGTGCAGGACGTCGCGCGGCAGACCCGCGGCTGA
- a CDS encoding DUF6412 domain-containing protein yields the protein MPVPLGFLGVAWIYAFAQFTLLAGRPVDLLAGAALTALVLLAVVLAARVLSRSGGPGAGPRWAGLRARSRGRRMPRQIDPDAAGRPRPRAPGHPSAA from the coding sequence GTGCCGGTGCCGCTGGGCTTTCTCGGGGTCGCGTGGATCTACGCGTTCGCCCAGTTCACCCTGCTCGCGGGCCGGCCGGTCGACCTACTCGCGGGCGCTGCGCTGACCGCCCTGGTGCTGCTCGCCGTGGTGCTGGCGGCGCGGGTGCTCAGCCGCTCGGGTGGGCCCGGAGCCGGGCCGCGCTGGGCCGGGTTGCGGGCCCGATCGCGTGGTCGGCGAATGCCCCGGCAGATCGACCCGGACGCCGCAGGTCGACCTCGTCCCCGCGCCCCAGGGCACCCCTCGGCCGCGTAG
- a CDS encoding S8 family serine peptidase has protein sequence MTFSRTRGAWLAAVVSTALAATGGSPALAAAPGAPADPGATPAPATSLPTPPGTHSVTLITGDTVTTRQSANGGTLDVRRPDGASTPVRVVEAGDDLYVYPQSVLPYVAANTLDKRLFNVTRLIADGYDDERVDHLPLIVSYDAGAAGLRATAPAGATRTRTLSSISGAALSEDRDRADEFWAAITAAPTAKATAATDDTGRFSGGIAKIWLDGRVRADLADTTAQIGAPAVWAGGDTGTGVRVAVLDTGIDAAHPDLTDRISASAVFVPGEEITDRVGHGTHVASTIAGTGAASGGQEKGVAPDARLAIGKVLSDDGHGMDSWILAGMEWAAREADASVINMSLGSNQPSDGTDPMSQAVNTLSAETGALFVISAGNAGLPGSVAAPGAADAALTVGAVDGDDQLAYFSSQGPRISDEAIKPELTAPGVGVLAARSQYAPGEGSYQTMDGTSMAAPHVAGAAALLAAKHPDWTGQQLKDALVSTTKATAQYDAYQAGTGRVDVAAAVRAPVVATGTVSTSVGSDTAKAGGSTHPVTYTNTTGQPITLGLSVDAPSAPAGLFSLSATQVTVPANGTATVTLTTDTSRAGTGRRYTGQVVAAGPDRAALARTAIAVGTFTPYHHLRLEMTDRAGKPARGIIELGQPGSYDISFVETDPDGTAELYLPEGVYSAMSFLNVTGSHGPNSLGLALLGNPDIDLRTDTTVRLDGKAARRVESSVPQQTADTFTRLDYHRSQGEGRWRSFIAGGVFFDSFWAQPTSRDVRHGDFYVGARWRKEQPVLTVGTTTVNFDDVVRQQGTTQLPKGSGTLPTVFAGNGAASDYAGLNARGAVAVVRRNWEVSDSEQAAAATAAGAKMMLVVNDFPWREVRDYSVDFFTPTPIEVAMLSTDEGEALIQQIQRGSTKVEVVSQPVADYVYDLVQAYHNQIPRDLSRAETPKTLARIDVGFNVPTPQTRGGEFRYDWPSYNNWGIGQTSNRPLATVRTDWVSTGDLYTWGQEAYLDSSTYQIDPRTSFRSGSRSTEQFFEPIERPHLNNNFKLPTRSGDALNLDVPGWGGADHVGMAMSAAGQTNKLYQDGTLLGESTSTWISGTAPSAADRPYRLVVGTTQDPTVGRYSTSTTTEWTFRSKAPAAGVESSVLPLLQLDYGVDTDAAGTAKGRTDLTVSAAHLPGATGCGSIRPVSLEISYDDGAHWQKQSLNRAKDGSWTAKLRAPKGATYVSLRAGATDSSGNSVKQTVLRAFGVR, from the coding sequence GTGACGTTCTCGCGTACCCGTGGAGCCTGGCTCGCCGCCGTGGTCTCCACGGCCCTCGCGGCGACCGGTGGATCACCCGCCCTGGCCGCCGCCCCCGGAGCCCCGGCCGATCCCGGCGCCACCCCCGCCCCCGCGACAAGTCTCCCCACCCCACCCGGCACCCACTCGGTCACCCTGATCACCGGCGACACGGTCACCACCCGCCAGAGCGCCAACGGCGGCACCCTCGACGTACGGCGCCCAGACGGCGCCTCGACACCGGTGCGGGTGGTCGAGGCCGGTGACGACCTGTACGTCTACCCCCAGTCGGTACTGCCCTACGTGGCCGCGAACACCCTGGACAAGCGGCTGTTCAACGTCACTCGGTTGATCGCCGACGGGTACGACGACGAGCGGGTGGACCACCTTCCCCTGATCGTCTCGTACGACGCCGGGGCGGCCGGCCTGCGAGCCACCGCACCCGCCGGCGCGACCCGCACCCGTACGTTGAGCAGCATCTCGGGTGCCGCGCTCAGCGAGGACCGCGACAGGGCCGACGAGTTCTGGGCCGCGATCACGGCTGCCCCCACCGCGAAGGCGACCGCCGCGACCGACGACACGGGACGCTTCTCCGGTGGAATCGCCAAGATCTGGCTGGACGGGCGGGTACGCGCCGACCTCGCCGACACCACCGCGCAGATCGGCGCTCCCGCGGTCTGGGCCGGCGGCGACACCGGCACAGGCGTGCGGGTCGCCGTCCTGGACACCGGCATCGACGCGGCACACCCGGATCTGACCGACCGGATCAGCGCGTCCGCCGTGTTCGTGCCGGGCGAGGAGATCACCGACCGGGTCGGGCACGGCACGCACGTCGCCTCCACCATCGCCGGCACCGGCGCCGCCTCCGGTGGCCAGGAGAAGGGCGTTGCACCGGATGCCCGGCTCGCCATCGGCAAGGTGCTCAGCGACGACGGCCACGGGATGGACTCCTGGATCCTCGCCGGCATGGAGTGGGCGGCCCGGGAGGCCGACGCCAGTGTCATCAACATGAGCCTGGGCTCCAACCAGCCCAGCGACGGAACCGACCCGATGAGCCAGGCGGTCAACACGCTCAGTGCCGAGACCGGTGCCCTGTTCGTCATCTCCGCCGGCAACGCCGGCCTGCCCGGCAGCGTGGCCGCCCCGGGCGCGGCCGACGCGGCGTTGACCGTCGGCGCGGTCGACGGTGACGACCAGCTCGCCTACTTCTCCAGCCAAGGCCCGCGGATCAGCGACGAGGCCATCAAGCCGGAGCTGACCGCGCCCGGCGTCGGGGTGCTCGCGGCCCGCTCCCAGTACGCGCCCGGCGAGGGCTCGTACCAGACCATGGACGGCACCTCGATGGCCGCGCCGCACGTGGCCGGAGCCGCCGCCCTGCTCGCCGCGAAGCACCCGGACTGGACGGGTCAGCAGCTCAAGGACGCCCTGGTCAGCACGACCAAGGCCACCGCGCAGTACGACGCCTACCAGGCCGGCACCGGTCGGGTCGACGTCGCCGCCGCGGTCCGCGCCCCGGTCGTCGCCACCGGCACCGTCTCCACCAGCGTGGGTTCCGACACCGCGAAGGCGGGCGGCAGCACGCACCCGGTGACGTACACGAACACCACCGGCCAGCCCATCACCCTGGGCCTCTCGGTGGACGCGCCGAGCGCGCCGGCCGGGCTGTTCAGCCTGTCCGCGACGCAGGTGACCGTGCCCGCGAACGGCACCGCCACGGTCACGTTGACCACGGATACCTCCCGGGCCGGCACCGGCAGGCGGTACACCGGTCAGGTCGTCGCCGCTGGGCCGGACCGGGCCGCGCTGGCCCGCACCGCCATCGCGGTCGGCACGTTCACCCCGTACCACCACCTTCGGTTGGAGATGACCGACCGGGCCGGCAAGCCGGCCCGCGGGATCATCGAGCTGGGGCAGCCGGGCAGCTACGACATCAGCTTCGTCGAGACCGACCCGGATGGCACAGCCGAGCTCTACCTGCCCGAAGGCGTCTACTCGGCGATGAGCTTCCTGAACGTCACCGGCAGCCACGGCCCTAACTCGCTCGGCCTGGCGCTGCTCGGCAACCCCGACATCGACCTACGCACGGACACCACGGTTCGGCTGGACGGAAAGGCGGCCCGCCGGGTCGAATCGTCGGTGCCGCAGCAGACCGCCGACACCTTCACCCGGCTGGACTACCACCGGTCCCAGGGCGAGGGCCGGTGGCGCTCGTTCATCGCGGGCGGCGTGTTCTTCGACAGCTTCTGGGCGCAACCCACCAGCAGGGACGTGCGACACGGCGACTTCTACGTCGGTGCCCGCTGGCGCAAGGAACAGCCGGTGCTGACCGTGGGCACCACGACTGTGAACTTCGACGACGTGGTGCGCCAGCAGGGCACCACCCAATTGCCGAAGGGCAGCGGGACGCTGCCGACGGTCTTCGCCGGCAACGGCGCGGCGAGCGACTACGCCGGGCTGAACGCCCGGGGCGCGGTGGCCGTGGTCCGGCGCAACTGGGAGGTCAGCGACTCCGAGCAGGCCGCCGCGGCGACCGCCGCCGGGGCGAAGATGATGCTGGTGGTCAACGACTTCCCGTGGCGCGAGGTGCGCGACTACTCGGTCGACTTCTTCACACCCACCCCAATCGAGGTGGCGATGCTCAGCACCGACGAGGGCGAGGCGTTGATCCAGCAGATCCAGCGCGGGTCCACGAAGGTCGAGGTCGTCTCGCAGCCGGTCGCCGACTACGTGTACGACCTGGTCCAGGCGTACCACAACCAGATCCCGCGCGACCTGAGTCGGGCCGAGACCCCGAAGACGCTGGCCCGGATCGACGTCGGCTTCAACGTCCCGACGCCGCAGACCCGGGGTGGCGAGTTCCGGTACGACTGGCCGTCGTACAACAACTGGGGCATCGGCCAGACCAGCAACCGCCCGCTCGCCACGGTCCGTACCGACTGGGTGTCCACGGGCGACCTGTACACGTGGGGGCAGGAGGCGTACCTCGACTCCTCGACGTACCAGATCGACCCCCGGACCAGCTTCCGCTCCGGCAGCAGGAGCACCGAGCAGTTCTTCGAGCCGATCGAACGACCACACCTGAACAACAACTTCAAACTGCCGACCCGCTCCGGCGACGCTCTCAACCTCGACGTGCCCGGTTGGGGCGGTGCCGACCACGTCGGCATGGCGATGAGCGCCGCAGGGCAGACCAACAAGCTCTACCAGGACGGGACGCTGCTCGGCGAGAGCACCAGCACGTGGATCAGCGGCACGGCGCCGAGCGCGGCTGACCGGCCGTACCGACTGGTGGTGGGGACCACCCAGGATCCGACCGTCGGCCGGTACTCCACCAGCACCACGACCGAGTGGACGTTCCGGTCGAAGGCGCCGGCCGCCGGGGTGGAGTCGAGCGTGCTGCCGCTGCTCCAGCTCGACTACGGCGTCGACACCGACGCCGCCGGCACCGCGAAGGGCCGGACCGACCTGACCGTCTCCGCCGCGCATCTGCCCGGCGCCACCGGTTGCGGCAGCATCCGGCCGGTCAGCCTGGAGATCTCGTACGACGATGGCGCGCACTGGCAGAAGCAGTCGCTGAACCGTGCGAAGGACGGCTCCTGGACGGCGAAGCTGCGGGCACCGAAGGGCGCGACCTACGTGTCCCTGCGGGCCGGTGCCACCGACAGCTCCGGCAACTCGGTCAAGCAGACCGTGCTCCGCGCCTTCGGCGTGCGCTGA